In Desulfovibrio aminophilus DSM 12254, a single window of DNA contains:
- a CDS encoding Lrp/AsnC ligand binding domain-containing protein produces the protein MVQFSEPTSVHYTAGQDSYLVKVRAEDTEALQHILQQFGAIPGVRDTRTTIVLATLKESRQLPLQGGEASKE, from the coding sequence ATGGTCCAGTTTTCCGAACCCACTTCTGTCCACTACACCGCGGGCCAGGACTCGTACCTGGTCAAGGTCCGGGCCGAGGACACCGAGGCCCTGCAGCACATCCTCCAGCAGTTCGGGGCCATCCCCGGGGTGCGCGACACCCGCACCACCATCGTTCTGGCCACGCTCAAGGAATCCCGGCAACTGCCGCTGCAAGGCGGCGAGGCAAGCAAGGAGTAA